From one Lotus japonicus ecotype B-129 chromosome 3, LjGifu_v1.2 genomic stretch:
- the LOC130746576 gene encoding transmembrane 9 superfamily member 7, with amino-acid sequence MMGGTAVSARSTAAISVAILLLISSAHSFYLPGVAPRDFQTGDALYVKVNKLSSTKTQLPYDYYYLKYCKPSKILNSAENLGEVLRGDRIENSIYTFHMRKEQSCTVSCHQILDAEAAKNFKEKIDDEYRVNMILDNLPVAVLRQRRDGSQSTTYEHGFRVGFKGNYQGSKEEKYFINNHLSFRVMYHKDPETGSARIVGFEVTPNSINHEYKEWNDKNPQVTTCNKDTKNLMQGSTVPQEVDTGKDIVFTYDVSFKESDIKWASRWDTYLLMNDDQIHWFSIINSLMIVLFLSGMVAMIMMRTLYRDIANYNQLETQDEAQEETGWKLVHGDVFRAPVNSNLLCVYVGTGVQIFAMTLVTMIFALLGFLSPSNRGGLMTAMVLLWVFMGLFAGYSSARLYKMFKGTEWKRNTLKTAFMFPGILFAIFFVLNALIWGEKSSGAVPFGTMFALVCLWFGISVPLVFVGSYLGFKKPAIEDPVKTNKIPRQVPEQAWYMTPVFSILIGGILPFGAVFIELFFILTSIWLNQFYYIFGFLFIVFVILLITCAEITVVLCYFQLCSEDYNWWWRAYLTAGSSALYLFLYSIFYFFTKLEITKLVSGILYFGYMVIGSYAFFVLTGTIGFYACFWFVRKIYSSVKID; translated from the exons ATGATGGGTGGCACCGCCGTCTCCGCCCGTTCAACCGCCGCCATCTCCGTCGCTATCCTCCTTCTCATCTCCTCCGCCCACTCCTTCTACCTCCCCGGCGTTGCTCCTCGCGATTTCCAAACC GGTGATGCCCTTTATGTCAAAGTGAACAAATTATCATCTACCAAGACTCAACTTCCGTATGACTACTACTACTTGAAGTATTGCAAACCCTCCAAGATTCTGAACAGCGCAGAAAATTTGGGAGAGGTTCTTCGAGGCGATCGTATTGAAAATTCTATATATACG TTTCACATGAGGAAAGAACAGTCTTGTACTGTTTCTTGTCATCAAATTTTGGATGCTGAAGCTGCGAagaattttaaagaaaaaattgatgatGAATATCGAGTGAACAT GATTTTGGATAACCTTCCAGTTGCTGTTCTTAGACAAAGGAGGGATGGAAGTCAATCAACAACATATGAGCATGGTTTTCGTGTTGGGTTCAAGGGAAACTATCAAGGG AGCAAGGAAGAGAAATATTTTATCAATAACCACTTGAGTTTTAGAGTCATGTATCACAAGGATCCTGAAACTGGTTCTGCTCGCATTGTTGGATTTGAGGTCACACCAAACAG TATTAATCATGAATACAAGGAGTGGAATGACAAAAATCCGCAAGTAACAACATGTAATAAAGATACCAAGAATTTGATGCAAGGTAGTACTGTCCCACAAGAAGTTGATACAGGCAAGGACATCGTATTCACATATGATGTTTCCTTTAAG GAAAGTGATATCAAATGGGCATCACGATGGGACACATATCTTCTAATGAATGATGATCAGATCCACTGGTTTTCTATCATAAACTCTCTGATGATTGTGCTTTTCCTTTCTGGAATGGTGGCAATGATCATGATGAGGACTCTTTACAGAGACATTGCCAATTATAACCAGCTAGAAACCCAAGATGAGGCCCAAGAAGAAACAGGGTGGAAACTTGTTCATGGAGATGTTTTCAGGGCACCAGTCAATTCAAATTTGCTTTGTGTTTATGTTGGTACTGGTGTTCAGATCTTTGCAATGACACTTGTGACAATGATATTTGCTTTGCTAGGGTTCCTATCTCCGTCCAATCGGGGTGGTCTCATGACTGCAATGGTTCTATTGTGGGTTTTTATGGGTTTATTTGCTGGCTACTCCTCAGCACGTTTGTACAAGATGTTCAAGGGCACAGAGTGGAAGAGGAATACCTTAAAAACTGCATTTATGTTTCCAGGCATACTTTTCGCTATCTTCTTTGTGCTGAATGCTTTAATCTGGGGGGAAAAGTCCTCTGGAGCAGTCCCTTTTGGAACAATGTTCGCTCTAGTCTGCCTATGGTTTGGTATTTCAGTGCCCTTGGTCTTTGTGGGCAGTTACTTGGGTTTTAAAAAACCAGCAATTGAAGACCCTGTGAAGACTAATAAAATTCCTAGGCAGGTACCTGAGCAGGCATGGTACATGACACCCGTCTTCTCTATTCTTATTGGTGGCATTCTTCCATTTGGTGCAGTGTTCATCGAGCTCTTCTTTATCCTGACATCAATATGGCTAAACCAGTTCTACTACATCTTTGGCTTCCTTTTCATAGTGTTTGTTATCCTATTGATCACCTGTGCAGAGATTACGGTTGTGCTTTGCTACTTCCAATTGTGCAGTGAAGACTACAACTGGTGGTGGAGAGCTTACCTTACTGCTGGATCCTCAGCTCTGTACCTCTTCCTTTACTCAATTTTCTATTTCTTCACTAAGTTGGAGATTACAAAGCTGGTCTCGGGCATCCTTTACTTTGGATATATGGTAATTGGTTCATATGCCTTCTTTGTGTTGACTGGAACTATTGGCTTCTATGCTTGCTTCTGGTTTGTCCGCAAGATCTACTCTTCTGTGAAGATTGACTGA